A segment of the Bartonella henselae str. Houston-1 genome:
CAGCACTGGTTTTTCACAATGAGCTGCAAGCTGTACGTGCGGGAAGAGGAATTCTAGACAGAGGTAAGAAAAATACGGCTTTCTGGGCGCACGCAATTAAGAGCAAAGAACACATCGTTGCAGATCATAAAGACTTTAAGCTTGATCAGACAGGTATAGTTTTAGGTGTCAGTGGTGTAAGTGAGTTAATGGGTGGAGAGTTTTATATCGGTGGTTTTGGCAGTTATGATCAAGCACGTGTTGCACATGCACGAGGTGGTGTGAGCGGCATAAACACTTATAGCATTGGAGCGTATGCAACTTATTTTGATAAGAGTGGATGGTATTTAGATAGTATTTTAAAATACAATCAGTATCAGAATAACCTAAAGGCTGTTTCAACGAATGGTATAGCGATTGAAGGAAATTATAATCAATGGGGGTTGGGTACATCATTTGAAGCGGGTTATCGTTTTGAGACAACGAAGAGTAGTTGGATGCAACCTTATGCACAATTGAGCTGGTTGCAGGTAGAGGGTAAAGAGATCAAGCTTTCGAATGAGATGACGGGTGATATAAATGCCTTTACATCCTTACGCAGTGAGGTTGGTTTATCTGCGGGATATGAATTCTGTTTAGGAGGAGATGTTACTTCTATGGCTTACATTACGGCAGCGTGGTTGCGTGAGAATAGAGATAGCAATCATACGACGATTAATAAGCTGCATCAATTTGTCACGGACTTGTCGGGGAATTTTGGTAAATTGGGGATTGGTTTGAGTAGTTTAGTGAGTAAGAAGTTCAAGCTTTATGCGGAAGCACAGTATGTTAAAGGGGACAAGGTGAAGCAGTCATTCCAAGGTATTTTAGGGGTACGCTATAGTTTTTAAGGATACAATCTGGTTGTATTTTCTGAGCTGTTTTGAAAATGTAATAGTTTTTTGTGAGTTTAATACTCAGTGATGAGAGAGTTTTCTGTGAGAGAATGTAAATGCATTTTCCTAACAGAGGGAGGGTGGGGTTTGTGTTCGGTCGTTATAGAGAGTGTTTCCTCTGATTTCTTATCCATTTGATGCGTAATTTTTAGTCGAGTCGTGAATTTTTTGCCTTATGGATGGCTATTATCCTAGAGTTCCCAAGCAAGCAAAATTTTGAAGTGATAAGAGTTTATTTTTGCATCATTTGTGTTTCATATTGATCAGATAACGTAAACCAGAGTGTTTCAGCTTCTTGTAATTTTTTAGCCTTTTGGGCACGTTCTTTTATTTTTTCAGGTATTTTGTTATGAAAAGAAGCAGAAATAAGTTCTTCATCAAGTTGTGCAATTTGTTTATGAAGGTACTCTATCAATGCTTCGGTTTCTACAATTTTCTTACGTAATGGAGCAAGACTAGAACGTTTTTGAGCGTTGCTTTTTCGTTGATCATTTTTAGAAAGGGAAAGTTGTTTTTTGAGGGATACATTTGTTTCTTTTTTGGATGAAAGTCCAAGAATCTCTTTACGGTAAGTATGCATGTCACCTTCATAAGGAAGGACAGTTTTATTTTTCACAAGCCATAAGCGATCCATTGTTGCTTCGATAAGGTGGCGGTCATGAGCAATAAGTATTACTGCTCCATTAAAATGATTGAGTGCATGTATCAGTTCTTGACGGCTATCAATGTCAAGGTGATTGGTTGGTTCATCAAGAATAAGAAGATGGGGCCCTTCAAAAACAGTAAGTCCCATAAGCAAGCGAACTTTTTCACCTCCTGAAAGCTCTTTGGCTTTTGTCATCATTTTTTCCGTTGATATTCCCATACGAGCGACTGCTGCGCGTATTTTAGCGTCTGCTTTTCCTGGCATGAGATGACGCATGTGATCTATTGCATTTTCTTCCGGTTTCAGATCATCAAGTTGATGTTGAGAAAAAAAAGCAATTTTCAGATGTGGAGCAAGAGTGATTGTTCCTTTTTCCGCTTTCAGACGGCCAGCGAGCAATTTAGCAAGAGTTGATTTTCCGTTTCCGTTTGAGCCCAAGAGAGTGATACGGTCATCATTATCAATTCTTAAATTTAATTCTTTTAAAATTGGTTTTCCTGTTTCATAACCAACACTTACGTTTGATAATGCAATAATAGGAGAAGCTACAGGCTTTTCTACTTTTGGAAAGATAAAAGGCTGAACATGCTGAATTTTCCACGTTGTAAGGGGCTTAAGCTTTTCGAGAGCTTTGAGGCGCGATTGCGCTTGTCGCGCTTTACTTGCTTTAGCACGAAAACGAACAATAAAATCTTCCATATGTTTTTGTTGCACTTCTTGTTTTTCAATTTGTTTTTGTTGTACTTTAACAACTTCAGCTTTTTGTTGTTCAAATTGATCATAATTACCACGCCAAAAAGTAAGTTGGTTATTTTCGAGATGCATGATAGAATTAACTGTATTATTTAAAAAATCGCGATCATGACTGATTATGATTACTGTATGGGGGTATTGACGCACATACTCAGTGAGCCAGAGAGTTCCTTCAATATCGAGATAATTTGTTGGTTCATCGAGCAGTAAAAGATCAGGCTCAGTAAACAGTATAGCTGCTAGCGCAATTCGCATACGCCATCCGCCGGAAAAGGATGAGAGAGGTCGCTGTTGTGTGTGAGAATCAAATCCTAAACCAGAGAGGATTTTTCCGGCGCGTGCTTCTGCAGCATGGGCATCAATATCGGCTAAGCGTGCATAAATGGCAGCAATCCGCAGAGGATCAGTTGCGCTTTCTGCTTCATGGAGAAGATTGGCGTGTTCTGTGTTGGCGGCTAAGACAGTTGCAAGCAAAGAGTGTTCGGTTGCGGGTGCCTCTTGAGCAACGTGACCAATCTTTGTACTTTTGGGCATAATAATATCGCCGTTTTCGGGTGATATTTCACCTGTAATGGCGCGAAAAAGGGTTGATTTTCCAGTGCCATTATAGCCAACAAATCCAGTTTTTGAACCAGTAGGAAGAGCAATGTTAGCACGGCTAATTAAAAGACGCCCAGCTATCCGTATTGTAATATCATTCAATACTAACATAATGAAAAATCTCCCTTGCATATTTTTAAAATAAGCGCAAGTGGATTTAATCTTTAAAGAGAGTGTGTAGTTATCATCTTTATTCTTGGTGCAAGTTGGCATCATCATTCTATTTGTCAGCTCAAAATGTTGCGTTGCGACAGCTCTTATAGACGGTTCATGAGAGGTATTTTTACTCCTTTTTTTAAGTGTTTTTATTCACATGCTCATCCACCTTGTGATTTGCAAGCGAAGGATGTTGATGAATTCACTATAAGAGGGTTTAAAATGAGAAAATCTTACAATCTTCGGGTTTTTCATTCAAGTTGAAGAAAGGTAGATAATCCTTATAAATCAATCTATTATATCTATGATGAGGCAAGAGGTTAAAATGAGATTTTTTATTGAAATCAGCGAAGAACTATACAATTCTAAAAATTGGTGCGGATTTTTTCATAGTCACTTGGCAAGAGACGTCTTGCTCGCTATAGAACGGTCAGATAATATTTATAATAAAATAAAGGTGGTCAAATGGCTGTAGAACGTACTTTTTCAATGATTAAACCAGATGCAACACGTCGTAATTTAACAGGTGCAATTACAAAAATGCTTGAAGATGCGGGGCTGCGTGTTATCGCATCTAAACGTGTGTGGATGAGCCAACGTGAAGCTGAAAAATTTTATGCTGTTCATAAAGAGCGTGCATTTTTTAGTGAATTGGTCGAACTTATGTCTTCTGGTCCAACCATTGTTCAGGTTTTAGAAGGCGAAAATGCAATAGCTAAAAATCGTGAAGTAATGGGGGCTACAAATCCTGAAGATGCGCAGGAAGGAACAATTCGTAAAGTCCATGCTTTGTCAATTGGTGAAAATTCTGTCCATGGTTCAGATAGTGCTGAGACGGCAAAAACAGAGATTGCTTTT
Coding sequences within it:
- a CDS encoding ABC-F family ATP-binding cassette domain-containing protein, whose protein sequence is MLVLNDITIRIAGRLLISRANIALPTGSKTGFVGYNGTGKSTLFRAITGEISPENGDIIMPKSTKIGHVAQEAPATEHSLLATVLAANTEHANLLHEAESATDPLRIAAIYARLADIDAHAAEARAGKILSGLGFDSHTQQRPLSSFSGGWRMRIALAAILFTEPDLLLLDEPTNYLDIEGTLWLTEYVRQYPHTVIIISHDRDFLNNTVNSIMHLENNQLTFWRGNYDQFEQQKAEVVKVQQKQIEKQEVQQKHMEDFIVRFRAKASKARQAQSRLKALEKLKPLTTWKIQHVQPFIFPKVEKPVASPIIALSNVSVGYETGKPILKELNLRIDNDDRITLLGSNGNGKSTLAKLLAGRLKAEKGTITLAPHLKIAFFSQHQLDDLKPEENAIDHMRHLMPGKADAKIRAAVARMGISTEKMMTKAKELSGGEKVRLLMGLTVFEGPHLLILDEPTNHLDIDSRQELIHALNHFNGAVILIAHDRHLIEATMDRLWLVKNKTVLPYEGDMHTYRKEILGLSSKKETNVSLKKQLSLSKNDQRKSNAQKRSSLAPLRKKIVETEALIEYLHKQIAQLDEELISASFHNKIPEKIKERAQKAKKLQEAETLWFTLSDQYETQMMQK
- the ndk gene encoding nucleoside-diphosphate kinase, which codes for MAVERTFSMIKPDATRRNLTGAITKMLEDAGLRVIASKRVWMSQREAEKFYAVHKERAFFSELVELMSSGPTIVQVLEGENAIAKNREVMGATNPEDAQEGTIRKVHALSIGENSVHGSDSAETAKTEIAFWFSEVEIVG